One segment of Daphnia magna isolate NIES linkage group LG2, ASM2063170v1.1, whole genome shotgun sequence DNA contains the following:
- the LOC116917904 gene encoding histone-lysine N-methyltransferase, H3 lysine-79 specific, translating to MVMALELRLHSPAGTEPNIYKWPLTSGRGADKIDGAIELVETIRWVCEDFPEMAMENNILNSYDTKSYESMKSLVDTYNRGIDAILQMEEEGARPERLSRRPSRGLLRHILQQVYNQAVTDPDKLNQYEPFSPEVYGETSYDLVCQMIDHVNVTEDDTFIDLGSGVGQVVLQVAASTPCKMAWGIERSEWPNRYAENMDFHFKRLMRWWGKRYGEYKLIKGDFLDKCHTEKVNSANIIFVNNFAFGPNLDHQLKERFADLRDGARIVSSKAFCPLNFRITDRNLTDIGTIIHVSELSPLRGSVSWTGKPVSYYLHIIDRTKLERYFNQLNHHQVKKPKIKEDENSAIVGVGRNKKDINRMLQSDTSSNDSVSQTQPALRVDLEDGLNMPMTETGVNSAGGPTTRRAWQDWCKSSNNSNHDSQSEADEVKKTVKTKPGKPSVAAKGGPGRKPRGRIGKRGGGPRNKRKIQITGLDLLHTQTLLSTTSPQGQKLPPAPGCIDQQLPWNVLPGVIPVHEEIPPTQPLIADDTRNIPRALQVYLDTVRNQMMAAISKFKDPEYRKTILREIEFERERKNALSSQAAQLDKQVQKLIDDSVALLRSRFAELGIEFENPTDILNKANEIAMRHKELRAQSNNLQHQISYLMQNEKELRQQQEIINRGRKLSRLNGDISDHSTLNQESILKEISLALHQRKRLSCQANKLTSEVTTLERITSVAPAFISRQAVSTSSLSLPISVSSPVPSQNGFTVCGTHAHVQQTPIVAKPSAAFQPPPRKPNSAGNIRRNQEWPDIPEIGKIDEKNPEILAKKILETGRQIEAGKYGTELTSRGQQTVTEKKIQPPEKNRNSTRMPRPSSATKLPNTTIGHSQTPTPPPSLPIVNKTASVSHADSTPRGYDFEDRLKNLITSVLNDKTNPPTTSSATHDPPLSATLFKQCTTSKFAEPEREGLFARAPPKSSLTSHHQQPTPQQPDYTQFSPAKLALRRHLSQERSYPPHYQQGTESDLSYIRSIGDLVTGEIERSLESSSANLTVPNQHSMARQIYSPISRPNSTDCHTTTATNSSNHANVHVVSLLPSVATSSSECVEGLAASLRDCLRAPAEEMPEPVDSSSSVIASADQGKQAVESGTDDPPGKRKRLSVDSNPDVSKDKKHIGETHTQKWQDKFDSRFDRIFTFASTEMDKRRQSTESCSPRTEPFSSPRGKEAMAMMPNENFVNERTPDRKSDSKSSHSSRSNKPKEQKNSKTSEKRQDKSKDRDKRSRSKSSREKDREKDRDKEHRKHSSSSSKHSQIHEKKKTETSTVDKEREKEKDKEKVKERDKDRDKDKYKDKDKKESSEKRSDERAEKHKHRDRGKEREKHRDKHRDKHRDKESRSSKETKLPKLKEERKDESSSTVESIEDVGNVPNQKVVSKEERIGNEAHGNQLLHLEPKQNVTNEEPANGKVKMEAELIDERSQEHNSEGHHHFKKRMVQSQMDWQGADAEPRKDLKQYQSLVDVKPDASRALLSASCDATTPIEYNKGVSGPAYSDGQSKKQNSRSKHSDWTSQITPIAPQLDTLDQSSISSRTGMTVKASLSSTHHQYQTNCNSSHGISNYTTGAPVLHPSSTKPQLHPQPPIPSVSMSSYSSSAYDRLPSAEMNSQPYSQYQQQSSSRSGPQYSEPNYLTVSKPGYYPQQQQHGYAAGSQPFSGTGNVPHGGSPVFCNSSINGNPSSQFYNPPNQSAAYSGHQPHYLQHSRGNSTGGYTGTSNFSRSVSAAPVQIPQFHESSSQAIYGTAPYHSRESPSQPPGPHHAGSSHTSGRLPFMHQ from the exons ATGGTCATGGCATTGGAATTAAGGTTACATAGCCCTGCTGGTACAGAGCCCAATATCTACAAGTGGCCATTAACTTCTGGACGAGGAGCA GACAAAATTGATGGTGCTATAGAGCTAGTGGAAACGATACG ATGGGTTTGCGAGGATTTCCCCGAAATGGCCATGGAAAATAACATCCTTAATAGTTACGATACGAAAAG TTATGAGAGTATGAAGAGCTTGGTGGACACGTACAACAGGGGTATCGACGCCATCCTCCAAATG GAGGAAGAAGGGGCACGACCGGAAAGATTAAGCCGTCGTCCTTCGCGAGGCCTCTTGCGTCACATCCTTCAACAAGTCTACAATCAGGCAGTGACAGATCCTGATAAACTTAACCAGTATGAGCCGTTTTCACCCGAG GTGTATGGTGAAACTTCTTATGATTTAGTCTGTCAGATGATAGACCACGTAAATGTGACGGAGGATGATACTTTCATCGACCTTGGTTCGGGGGTGGGTCAGGTAGTTCTACAAGTGGCAGCTTCTACCCCCTGCAAAATGGCCTGGGGTATTGAAAGATCTGAATGGCCCAATCGCTACGCGGAG AATATGGATTTCCACTTTAAACGGTTGATGCGCTGGTGGGGAAAGCGCTACGGAGAATACAAACTGATCAAAGGGGACTTTCTGGACAAATGCCATACCGAGAAGGTCAATTCAGCCAACATAATTTTCGTCAACAACTTTGCTTTTGGTCCCAATCTTGACCACCAGCTCAAAG AGCGCTTTGCTGATCTCAGAGATGGTGCGCGTATCGTCTCATCTAAAGCATTCTGTCCTCTTAACTTTAGAATAACCGATCGCAATTTAACTG ACATAGGCACCATCATTCATGTTTCAGAGTTATCTCCTCTTAGAGGTTCTGTTTCTTGGACTGGGAAACCTGTATCGTACTATCTCCATATAATTGATCGAACTAAA TTGGAACGTTATTTTAACCAACTGAACCACCATCAGgtgaaaaaaccaaaaatcaaG GAAGATGAGAATTCTGCAATAGTAGGGGTTGGCCGCAACaaaaaagatattaaccgAATGTTACAGAGCGATACCTCGTCAAACGATTCCGTCTCACAAACGCAACCAGCACTACGTGTTGATTTGGAGGACGGCCTCAACATGCCCATGACGGAAACTGGTGTGAATTCAGCTGGAGGTCCAACAACACGAAGAGCTTGGCAGGACTGGTGTAAGAGTAGCAATAATAGTAATCATGACAGTCAGAGCGAGGCCGATGAAG TCAAAAAAACTGTCAAGACGAAGCCAGGCAAACCTAGTGTTGCAGCTAAGGGTGGGCCAGGCCGCAAACCCCGCGGCCGAATCGGCAAAAGAGGAGGAGGTCCAcggaacaaaagaaaaatacagaTCACGGGTTTGGACTTGCTCCATACTCAAACATTGCTCAGCACGACTTCACCTCAGGGTCAAAAGCTCCCGCCTGCACCAGGATGTATTGACCAACAACTACCGTGGAACGTTTTACCGGGTGTAATTCCTGTTCACGAGGAAATTCCGCCTACGCAACCCCTAATTGCTGATGATACAAGGAATATTCCCCGTGCACTTCAG GTGTATCTGGATACGGTCCGTAATCAGATGATGGCGgcaatatcaaaattcaaggATCCTGAATATCGTAAAACTATACTACGTGAAATAGAATTCGAACGCGAAAGGAAGAACGCATTGAGCTCACAGGCAGCACAATTAGATAAACAG GTCCAGAAATTAATTGATGACAGCGTAGCCTTATTGCGTTCACGGTTTGCTGAACTCGGAATAGAATTTGAGAACCCTACTGACATTTTAAACAAAGCCAATGAAATTGCCATGCGGCACAAAGAATTGCGAGCTCAAAGCAATAATTTACAGCATCAA ATTTCGTACTTGATGCAAAACGAGAAAGAACTTCGACAGcaacaagaaataataaaCCGTGGCAGAAAGTTGAGTCGGCTGAATGGG GATATTTCTGACCATTCTACTCTCAATCAAGAATCAATTCTCAAGGAGATTTCGCTAGCCTTGCATCAGCGCAAAAGGTTAAGCTGCCAAGCGAACAAGTTAACTTCGGAAGTTACAACTTTGGAACGAATTACCAGCGTAGCTCCTGCGTTCATTTCGCGCCAGGCTGTGTCTACCAGTAGCTTATCGCTCCCGATTAGTGTCTCCTCTCCAGTTCCATCGCAAAATGGTTTCACTGTCTGCGGTACACACGCTCATGTCCAGCAAACGCCAATTGTTGCCAAGCCCTCGGCGGCTTTCCAGCCACCACCACGTAAGCCTAACTCAGCAGGAAACATTCGTCGGAATCAAGAGTGGCCAGATATACCTGAGATCGGCAAGATTGACGAAAAAAATCCAGAAATACTTGCCAAGAAGATACTTGAAACGGGCAGGCAAATTGAAGCGGGCAAGTATGGCACCGAACTAACATCTCGTGGACAGCAGACAGTCaccgaaaagaaaattcagcCACCCGAGAAGAACCGAAATTCCACCAGAATGCCTCGCCCGTCAAGTGCCACCAAATTACCGAATACAACGATAGGGCATTCGCAGACACCCACCCCGCCACCATCACTGCCGATCGTTAACAAAACCGCGTCAGTATCACATGCCGATAGCACACCTCGTGGGTATGATTTTGAGGATCGCTTAAAAAATCTCATCACCAGTGTATTAAACGACAAGACAAATCCGCCTACCACGAGCTCTGCTACACATGATCCACCCCTTTCAGCAACGCTATTCAAGCAGTGTACTACTTCCAAGTTTGCGGAACCGGAACGTGAAGGACTTTTTGCCCGTGCTCCGCCCAAGTCGTCGCTAACATCCCATCATCAACAGCCAACACCACAGCAACCTGATTATACCCAGTTTTCACCAGCAAAATTGGCCCTTCGTCGCCATCTATCCCAAGAAAGATCCTACCCACCTCATTATCAACAAGGAACAGAGTCTGACTTAAGCTACATTCGGAGCATTGGAGATCTGGTTACTGGGGAAATTGAGCGTAGCTTGGAATCTTCTTCAGCAAACCTTACAGTTCCTAATCAGCATTCGATGGCACGGCAAATTTACTCTCCGATTTCTCGTCCAAACAGTACTGATTGCCACACAACTACAGCGACAAATTCGTCCAACCATGCTAATGTGCATGTCGTTTCACTTCTTCCTTCAGTTGCCACTTCGTCGTCAGAATGCGTTGAAGGATTGGCTGCGTCGCTCCGCGATTGCTTAAGAGCTCCTGCCGAGGAAATGCCGGAACCTGTCGATTCTTCTTCCTCTGTTATCGCGAGTGCTGACCAAGGAAAGCAAGCCGTAGAAAGCGGAACGGATGATCCACCGGGAAAAAGGAAGCGCCTTAGTGTCGACTCTAATCCTGATGTTTCTAAAGACAAGAAACACATTGGCGAAACGCACACGCAGAAGTGGCAAGACAAATTTGACAGCCGATTTGACCGGATTTTTACATTTGCATCAACTGAAATGGACAAGCGTCGTCAAAGCACAGAGAGTTGTTCGCCGCGTACCGAACCATTTTCATCACCTCGTGGTAAAGAGGCGATGGCAATGATGCCGAATGAGAATTTTGTTAACGAAAGAACACCGGACAGAAAATCTGACTCGAAATCGAGTCACTCTTCCCGAAGTAACAAGCCCAAGGAACAAAAGAATTCGAAGACGTCCGAGAAGAGACAAGACAAGTCAAAAGATCGTGACAAGAGGAGCCGGAGCAAGTCGAGCCGGGAAAAAGATCGAGAGAAAGACAGAGACAAGGAGCATCGCAAGCACAGCAGTAGTAGTAGCAAGCATAGTCAAAttcatgaaaagaaaaagacagaaACCAGCACCGTagataaagagagagaaaaggaaaaagacaaagaGAAGGTCAAAGAAAGAGACAAGGACAGGGACAAAGATAAATATAAGGACAAGGACAAAAAGGAAAGCAGTGAAAAGAGATCAGACGAGCGTGCGGAAAAGCACAAGCACCGCGatagaggaaaagaaagagaaaagcaTCGAGATAAACATCGAGATAAGCATCGCGACAAAGAGTCCAGGAGTTCCAAAGAAACGAAGTTACCCAagttgaaagaagaaagaaaagatgagaGCAGCTCGACAGTCGAGTCGATCGAAGATGTTGGAAATGTTCCTAATCAAAAGGTGGTTTCAAAAGAGGAGCGAATCGGCAACGAGGCACATGGTAACcaactattacatttggagccaaaacaaaatgttacAAACGAGGAACCGGCCAATGGCAAAGTGAAAATGGAAGCAGAACTGATAGATGAAAGATCGCAGGAACACAACAGTGAAGGACATCACCATTTCAAAAAGCGCATGGTCCAAAGTCAAATGGACTGGCAAGGTGCAGATGCTGAACCGCGTAAAGATTTGAAGCAATATCAATCATTAGTGGACGTGAAACCGGATGCAAGCCGTGCCTTGTTGTCCGCATCCTGTGATGCTACAACTCCAATTGAATACAACAAAGGTGTGTCTGGTCCTGCCTACAGTGATGGTCaatccaaaaaacaaaattctagGAGTAAACATAGCGACTGGACTTCGCAGATAACCCCGATAGCTCCACAGTTAGATACGCTAGATCAAAGTAGCATTTCTTCTAGAACGGGTATGACTGTAAAAGCCAGTCTGTCATCTACACATCATCAGTATCAAACCAATTGCAATTCATCACATGGAATTTCAAACTATACTACGGGAGCTCCGGTTCTGCATCCATCATCAACGAAACCCCAATTGCATCCCCAGCCACCTATTCCTTCTGTTTCAATGAGTTCATATTCGTCGTCTGCCTATGATCGTCTGCCGTCGGCTGAAATGAATTCGCAACCTTACTCACAGTACCAACAGCAGTCCAGCAGTAGAAGCGGACCTCAATACAGTGAACCAAATTACTTAACAG tttcaaaaCCTGGCTATTAcccacaacaacagcagcacgGATACGCTGCTGGGTCACAGCCATTTTCCGGTACAGGAAACGTGCCACATGGAGGGTCCCCAGTTTTTTGCAATAGTTCGATCAACGGTAATCCTTCGAGCCAATTCTACAACCCTCCGAACCAGTCCGCAGCTTACTCCGGCCACCAGCCACATTATCTGCAACATTCACGAGGAAACTCGACGG GCGGGTACACTGGTACCTCCAATTTTTCGCGCTCCGTGTCGGCAGCGCCTGTACAAATTCCTCAGTTCCATGAGTCGTCCAGTCAGGCAATTTACGGAACTGCCCCGTATCACAGCCGGGAATCCCCTAGCCAACCGCCTGGTCCCCATCACGCTGGATCATCTCACACTTCAG GCCGTCTTCCATTCATGCATCAATGA